The genomic interval GGCACATATATGTGGTTTTCAGGACCGAGCTTCGAAACGCCGGCTGAGATCCGCATGGCCAGGGTGCTCGGCGCCGACGCGGTGGGCATGTCGACGGTCCCCGAGGTCATTCTGGCGCGCTTTCTGGGTATGAAGGTCGCGGCGGCCTCGGTGATCACGAATTTCGGGGCCGGCATGAGCCAGGGGGAGCTTGGCCATGACGAAACCAAGAAAATGGCGCCGATCGGCGGCCGCAAACTGGCCGCCATCGTCAAGCGCGCGATCGGCAAGGGGTAAGCCATGAAACACCATACGCTTCAGGAGGCCGCGTCGGTCTCGCTTTCGCTGCTTGACCTGACCAATCTGAACGACGACTGCACTGACAAGGATATCGAGACGCTGCTGGAGCGCGCCCATACGCCCTACGGCACGCCGGCGGCGATCTGCATCTGGCCGCGTTTCGTCAGCCTTGCCCGGCAGATGCTCGGCCCCGACCACCTGATCAAGATCGCGACCGTGGTGAATTTTCCCGCGGGCGACATGTCGATCTCGGCCGTGGAAGAGCAGACCGAACAGGCGATCCGCGACGGTGCCGACGAAATCGATCTCGTGATCCCCTATGCCAAGCTGAAAGCCGGCAATGAATGGGCCGTCAGCGAGATGATCCGCGCCGTGCGCTTTCTCTGCCGCGAACCGGTGCTGCTTAAGGTGATCCTCGAAACCGGCGAGCTCGCCGATGCCGGCCTGATCCGCAAGGCCGCGGAACTGGCGATCGCCGAGGGCGCGGACTTCATCAAGACCTCCACCGGCAAGGTCAAGATCAACGCCACGCTGGAAGCCGCCGACATCATGCTCGGCGTCATCCGCCAGACCGACCGCAAGGTTGGCATCAAGCCCGCCGGCGGCATTTCATCGGTTCGCGACGCCCAGCTCTATCTGAGCCTCGCCGAAACCGTGATGGGCGAGGGCTGGGTGATGCCCACCACCTTCCGCTTCGGCGCATCCGGCCTTCTGAACGACATCCAGGCCGTGCTGGACGGCAAGCAGTCGAGCGCGGCCTCCAGCGGCTATTGACCCCATGCTCGCCCAGGAGATCATCCGCAGGAAACGCGACGGGTTGACGCTCTCGGGCGAGGAGATCGCCAGCTTCGTGCGCGCGCTCGGCGACGAGACGCTATCGGAGGCACAGGCCGCCGCCTTCGCCATGGCCGTGTTCTTTCACGGCATGGACGAGGCGGAAACCGTGGCGCTGACGCTGGCGATGCGCGATTCCGGCCATGTTCTTTCATGGCCCGGCATTGACCGCCCGATCGCCGACAAGCATTCCACCGGCGGCATCGGCGACAATGTCTCGCTGATGCTCGCCCCGATCGCGGCCGCCGCAGGCCTTGCCGTGCCGATGATCTCGGGACGGGGGCTCGGCCCCTCCGGCGGCACGCTCGACAAGCTGGAATCGATACCGGGCTACAATATCGGCCCCGACGAAGCCACGCTGCGCCGGATCATCAACGAAACCGGCTGCGCGATCATCGGCCAGACAGCGGAACTGGCGCCAGCCGACAAGCGGCTTTACGCCATCCGCGATGTCACGGCCACGGTGGAATCCATGCCGCTGATCGTCTCCTCGATCCTGTCGAAGAAACTCGCCGCCGGGCTGCAAACGCTGGTGCTGGACGTCAAATTCGGCAATGGCGCATTCATGACCGACCCCGATGACGCGAGAGCACTCGCCCGTCTTCTGGTGAGGGTCGCAAACGGTGCCGGGCTTGCCACCACGGCGCTCGTCACCGATATGAACGAGCCTCTCGCCGACGCCGTCGGCAATGCGGTCGAGATCGAAAACGCGCTGTCGTTCCTG from Martelella mediterranea DSM 17316 carries:
- the deoC gene encoding deoxyribose-phosphate aldolase; this translates as MKHHTLQEAASVSLSLLDLTNLNDDCTDKDIETLLERAHTPYGTPAAICIWPRFVSLARQMLGPDHLIKIATVVNFPAGDMSISAVEEQTEQAIRDGADEIDLVIPYAKLKAGNEWAVSEMIRAVRFLCREPVLLKVILETGELADAGLIRKAAELAIAEGADFIKTSTGKVKINATLEAADIMLGVIRQTDRKVGIKPAGGISSVRDAQLYLSLAETVMGEGWVMPTTFRFGASGLLNDIQAVLDGKQSSAASSGY
- the deoA gene encoding thymidine phosphorylase, whose amino-acid sequence is MLAQEIIRRKRDGLTLSGEEIASFVRALGDETLSEAQAAAFAMAVFFHGMDEAETVALTLAMRDSGHVLSWPGIDRPIADKHSTGGIGDNVSLMLAPIAAAAGLAVPMISGRGLGPSGGTLDKLESIPGYNIGPDEATLRRIINETGCAIIGQTAELAPADKRLYAIRDVTATVESMPLIVSSILSKKLAAGLQTLVLDVKFGNGAFMTDPDDARALARLLVRVANGAGLATTALVTDMNEPLADAVGNAVEIENALSFLRGEKAGTRLEAVVFAFASEMIANAGLAESHDRAREIAVETVSGGRAMETFGRMVAGLGGPADFVERWESYLPKAAIIRPVEAPSSGYLAACDARAIGLSVVSLGGGRQRPTDRIDHSVGYSVLRPLGAKVAAGEPLALVHAATEEGWQEAAATLRAAIAIEDNPPADRPLVLDRVDVSDSDL